One Klebsiella electrica genomic window, TTAAGGCCTGACGCATATCGAGATCGAGGTGGTTGGTCGGTTCATCGAGCAGCAGAAGGTTAGGGCGCTGCCAGACGATTAACGCCAGCACCAGACGGGCTTTTTCGCCACCGGAGAAACGCTGCGTCTCTTCGTTGACCTTATCGCTCTGGAAACCAAACCCGCCGAGATAGTCGCGCAGCTTCTGCTCTGTCTCCTGAGGCGCCAGGCGAGCCAGGTGCTGCAATGGCGATTCGTCAGCGCGCAGGAACTCCAGCTGATGCTGAGCGAAGTAGCCGAGCTTAATGCCTTTAGCGAGGCCAATATCGCCGTGCAGCGGCTGGAGTTCGCCGGCCAGCAGCTTGATAAGCGTCGACTTGCCGGCGCCGTTACGCCCTAACAGGCCAATGCGCGAACCGGGCACCAGGTTTAGCTTGATAGAGTCCAGAATCACCCGTTCGCCATAGCCAGCGCTGACTTTTTCCATTTTCAGCAGCGGGTTTGGCAGGCTCTCCGGCGCGCGGAAACTAAAGTGGAACGGGTTATCGACGTGAGCCGGGGCGATAAGCTCCATGCGTTCCAGCATTTTAATACGGCTTTGCGCCTGCTTGGCTTTGGTAGCCTTGGCGCGAAAGCGGTCGATATAACTTTGCAGATGCGCGACGCGCAGCTGCTGGCTTTCATACATCGACTGCTGCTGTGACAGGCGGGTTGCGCGCTGTACTTCAAATGAGCTGTAGTTGCCGGTGTATTCGAACATTGTTTGCTGTTCGATATGGATAATTTTATCGACGATCGGATCGAGGAAGTCACGATCGTGAGAGATCAGAATCAGCGTGCCGGTGTAGCCTTTCAGCCATTTCTCCAGCCAGATGACCGCATCGAGATCGAGGTGGTTGGTCGGTTCATCGAGCAGCAGCAGATCGGAACGGCAAATCAGCGCCTGGGCGAGGTTCAGACGCATCCGCCAACCGCCGGAAAAGTCGCTGACCGGGCTTTCAAGCTGTTCATTGCTGAATCCCAGCCCGTGTAGCAGGCTGGCGGCGCGCGAACGGATAGTCCAGGCATCGATGGCGTCCAGTTTACCGTGCACCGTCGCGATAGCGTGGCCGTCATTGCGCTCATTGGCCTGGTGTAAATCGGCTTCGAACTGGCGATATTCGCGATCGCCATCAATAACATAATCAATGGCTGGCTGCGCCAGCGCAGGAGTCTCCTGATTAACCCACGCCAGCTGCCAGTTACCCGGAAAGGTCATACTGCCGCCGTCGG contains:
- a CDS encoding ABC transporter ATP-binding protein, which encodes MIVFSSLQIRRGVRVLLDNATATINPGQKVGLVGKNGCGKSTLLALLKNEISADGGSMTFPGNWQLAWVNQETPALAQPAIDYVIDGDREYRQFEADLHQANERNDGHAIATVHGKLDAIDAWTIRSRAASLLHGLGFSNEQLESPVSDFSGGWRMRLNLAQALICRSDLLLLDEPTNHLDLDAVIWLEKWLKGYTGTLILISHDRDFLDPIVDKIIHIEQQTMFEYTGNYSSFEVQRATRLSQQQSMYESQQLRVAHLQSYIDRFRAKATKAKQAQSRIKMLERMELIAPAHVDNPFHFSFRAPESLPNPLLKMEKVSAGYGERVILDSIKLNLVPGSRIGLLGRNGAGKSTLIKLLAGELQPLHGDIGLAKGIKLGYFAQHQLEFLRADESPLQHLARLAPQETEQKLRDYLGGFGFQSDKVNEETQRFSGGEKARLVLALIVWQRPNLLLLDEPTNHLDLDMRQALTEALIDFEGALVVVSHDRHLIRSTTDDLYLVHDGKVEPFDGDLEDYQQWLSDSQKQESSSSDVAKESGNSAQARKDQKRREAELRTLTQPLRKEITRLEKEMDKLNAQLAQAEEKLGDSGLYDASRKAELTTCLQQQASAKSGLEECEMAWLEAQEQLEQMLQEG